The sequence below is a genomic window from Felis catus isolate Fca126 chromosome A2, F.catus_Fca126_mat1.0, whole genome shotgun sequence.
ttttggGGGTACAGTATAGTCATTCAACACTTCCGCAGATCATTCAGTGCTCAAGTGTATGGGtggctgcgtggctcagttggtttcaggtcatgatctcgcagttcaagccctgcatcgggctgtgctgacagctcagatcctgaagcctgcttccgactgtctccctctctctctgcccttcccccacttgtgctctgtctctctcaaaaataagcaaaagaaaaaagaaaaaagcatgcttaacccccttcacctgtttccctTACCCAATCCTCACCCTGCCcctcagttaagagtctgttttccggtttgtcttttttcctttgttcatttatttcttcagtgaATGAGCGACATCATATGGtaggtctttctctgacttctctcacttagcgtaatactctctaggtccattcatgtctctgcaaatggcaagacttcattctatCTGATGGCTGATATTCcagtgcgtgtgtgcgtgtgtgtctgtctgtacATGtcttcctttatccattcatcagttgatggcctgGCTGTTTCGAGTTTGGAGTTGTAgataatgttgctgtaaacactggggtgcacaGATCCCTTTGAGTTCACGTTTTTATATTACATGAGTAAATAACCTAGTAGCGaaattgctagattgtagggtagtttttaactttttgaggaccctccatattgttgtccagagtggctgcaccagtctgtaTCCCTACCGGTGGTGCGGGAGGGCCCCCTTCCTCCACGTCCTTGACAACTCGTTTCctgtgttgattttagccactgacaggtgtgaggtgatctcatCCTGGTTTCGGTTTATCTCCCTGAGGAGcgacgtggagcatcttttcatgtgtctgttaggcaCCTGGagctcttctttggaaaaacgttcATGTGTTGTGCCCGTTTTCCACAtcttttcttcaagtttattttgttaggggtgcttgggtggctcagctggttgagcatttgatgttgactcaggtcgtgatctcaccatttgagGTTGAGcccgatcagcacagagcctgctttggatgctctgtccactccccctccccctgcccctcctccactgtgctctctccctcaaaaataaacaaatcttaaaaaataaagtttggggtgcctgggtggctcagtcagttaagcgtctgacttcggctcaggtcatgatcttgcagtttgtgggtttgggccccacatcaggcttcgtgctgacagttcagagcctgcttgggactctgtgtctctctctctgccccttcctgctcacctctgtctctcaaaaataaacattaaaaaattaagtttatttattttgagagagaaaagtgcacggtgggggagggacagagaattccaagcaggctccttgctgttagtgccgagcctgatgtggggcttgaacacctgaaccatgagatcatgacctgagccaaaatgaactGGACGCTTAACTACctcaccacccaggtgccctgttctgcccatttttaagtggattatttCACTTTTGGTGTTAAGCTGAGTAagttctttgtattctttgggtactAATCTCTCCTCCCATTCAGGAggctgacttttagttttgttggtggtttccttcactgtgcagaagctattCTGATGTAATCCAGGACTCACGCTTTCTAGTTTCAAAATGTCCTGCAAAGCAACAATCAAGAGACAGCTACCGAGCACCCAGAGTTAACCCCAGACACCTGTGGCCAGCAGAgtttcaacaaaggtgccaagaacAGAAGACAGAATGATCTTCTCAGTGACGGCACTGGGGCAGCTTAAGAGTCATGTGCAGAGTGGAGCTGACTGCACACCAAATACAAACATTCACTCAAAGTGGAGAAATCTGTAAGGGCAAAATTAAGTAATCAAATTCTCGGAAGTAAACAGGTGTATTTCCATGACCTTGATTCACCAAAGGACTCTGGGACAGGATGCCAAGAGCACAGGCAAATCAAGAAGATATGGTGGATGTTGCCAGAACAGGAAGCTTGCTGCCTGAGGGCCACCACTGAGAAAGTGAAGATGGAACCCATGAAACGGGAGAAAACATTCACAAACCATTTCCTGATGGGAACTGAGTTCTGAGTGTACAGAGAACTCTGACAACTCCGTAAGGTGACTGAATCAAGTCCTGGACACAGAACCGGGCCGGGAATTTCTCCAGAGCCCACGCAGATGAGCAACAATGCAAGTGCACTGgccgtcagggaaatgcaaggcCCAGAGGCAGCAGCTGGTGCCCACTGGCCGCTGGAGTGGGCGCTCCCTGGCACCGGCCAAGGGAAGACGTACCACCTTCTGGAATGCACAGGATGGCATAGTGACTCTGGAAGGGCTGGGCAGCTCAAACTCCCACATAAATGCACATGGCGGGCATCTATCCCAGAGAGCGAGGCTCCCTCCACCCCGAGTGTGGGGTGACCGGTCACCTGCAGGAACATGGAAGCAGGGCATGGACCCCCCGATGAGTCTCCCGAGAGAACCCAGGCAGATCCAGCCTGAGGGCTGTGCAGACTCCTCTACAGAAAGCTCTGGAAACAAGAGTGGAGATGAAGGTCAGGCTGGTGGCCACCAGCAGGGGGAGGTGTGGGTGTGAAGGGTGGCAGGAGGGGACCCTGCATGGAGGCAGTAGCCCTACACGTGGATTCCTATTCCCGGTGTCCTGGTGACACATACCAGTTGTAGATGTCATCACCAAGAGTAATAGAGGACACAGGGACCACTGTGATGTCTCAAGACTGCAAAGGGACCTGAGCGTCTCCAGTGAAAGCCTGTGGTCCTGAGTGGACAGGACCAGCTCCACGCCCCAACCCTCATCTATGCCCGTTCTTCACTGCATGATGTCATCCCTGCCCCCACATCTTGCCTACGCTCGGGGACACCGGCTTCAGAGTCCTCTCAGCTGCTCCTCCCTCTGGCCTGTGCAAATGACAAGTGCCAGAGGCCCCCCTCCACCCGTACCCCAACGTCTGTGGGAGCTGCACGGTTTTGGGAGACTGGACTAGCTCTTCCAGAGGGACCACTTTGGAGAtggcccttctccctgccccgcTCTGAGCTGCTGGGGGCAAATGGCAGCATGTGGCGGTCATCCTGCTTTTGCAGCAGAGGCTTGGGGAAGGGACAGACTACTGGGTGGGGCAGGGATGAGGCTCGGGCCACTCAGGGACAGGGCACATCCCCCTGGTCTGGAGGTGATGGTAGCTGCACCCTGTCAGCTGACTGCACCTGTCCCTTGTTCCAGAGCCAGTGACACTGGTCAGCTTGGGTCCTTGGGGGTCCTCCACTCATCTGAGACCACAGCACAGGCAGGCAGGGACGCCCAGGACGCCTGTGGTCAGTGCCCACACCAAGATCAGAACCCCCAAGCCGTGTCCTCAAAACCCTACAGGCCTGACCCAGGAAGTCCTCGCAGCCCAAACGCTggaatcccaggaccctgggtgTGGACCACACGGTGTGAACAGCAGGCGGCTCTGTGTGAACATGTGGGACAAGGGGAcctggggaggcagagaagccGGGACAGACAGGCCGCCATGAGAGCAGGGTGGGTGGTGGCAATGGTGACAAAGTCCGGGACACCTCCTGGTGTGGACACTAGAATTCACTGTTTATTGCCCACAAGAGAGCAGGAGCTGCCGGCCGGCTCCCCCACAGTGCAGTCCAGGCTGTGAGCCAGGTCCCCCAGGGTGCAGTCCAGGCTATGGGCTGGGTTACTTGGCCAGCTCCTCCGCCACTGCTTTTCGCATCTTGTCCTTGAGGTAGGCGCCTTTCTGCCACTCAGACTTGAGCTCCAGCCACTCGTAGTAGGGGacctgcagggggcaggggcacctgtgCTTTGCCCGCTGCTCCACACCTGGCCTCCCCACCCTCCAAGCCCACGAAGCTGCCGAGTGTGGCTGTGGAAGAAGCTGCCGGGGCCTGAGCCCCCGGGGCCAGGCATCTGAGAATCTGTGGCACCTGATGacaactttttcatttttgaagtgaaaaacaaaagccCATTGAGATACCAAAACTACCACAAGAAGTAAATGTGACAAAACCCTCACACGGTATCTGGCGCTCCTGGGTTCCCCGGCCCATATAGGACTGTCTGCTCTGGAAGGGAtcagcagccccgggccaggcaCTCGCGGGGCGCAGACCTGCTCTAAGAGCCCTGAGCAGACGCTTTAGGGCCGCGGCCACAGGGAATCTACGAGGTTCTGGGCCTCCCTTCGTCCTGCACAAAGGGGCCCACTGGACTGGCGGTACTCACGTCCACCACCAGGAAGCCGGCGGCCCGCACGTGACGCCGGGCCAGGGCGAAACGCCCCAGCAGGTCTCTGCTCCGGCTGCTGAAGTTGGGGAACTCCCAGCGCAGGAACGCcagcctggtgggggaggggcagagcgctAGGCATCCtcccgggggagggggaaggaggaggggggcacCAGAGAAGAGCCAGAGTCCAGGGCCGGCCACAGGCCACCTACCTCTTGGCCCCAGGGGGCAGCGGCTGGGTCCCCGAGGGAGGAGTGAGATGCGGGGCTACAAAGTCTCTCAGGGGCAGGAACTGGCCGTCCGTGTCCAGCAGCACCTCGGCGTCTAGGGAGGGGCACGGGTGGACATGGAAGGGACCGTCCCTGGGGCACAGAGATCTTGTCCTGGACAGAACAAGCCCCGTGCCCACCACCAGGGTAGTGCAGAGAGGGCCTCACCCAGAACCCAGCCGTACTGCGTGGCCACTGCGAAGCTGCCCCTGCTGGGGCTCCCCAGCAGCCCCCGCAGGGTGTCCCGCAGTTCCTTCTGCAGGGGTGTGGCCTTCCCATCACAGGCCAAGAGCCAGGGTGCCCAGTCTGAGGCCGGCAGAAGGGGGCCCGTGTACTCAGGGTGCTCCAGCTGGGCGGTGGCGCTGATGTGCAGCAGCTTCTGGAAGGTGCTCTGGTCCTTTGGGGACTCACTGCCTGAGGCAGAACGAGAAGGGAGGGTGAGCCGAGGCCGACGctgggccagagaaagaggggggcCAGGCAGGGGACAGTGACACCCTTGATCCCAACTGACTCTGAACTTGGCATCATCAGGGGCAGAGACAAGATCATAAGGGCCACGCAcatggagaggcagagggatggaggAACAGATGCCAGCCAGGTGAGCTCTGGGCACCATCTCGCTGCTCTggagccccctccctgccaggcctGAGGCCCCCAGACccctggggtcagggaggggaggggaagcccCAGCACTCACCCAGGAACCGGGCATGCAGTTCAGGGCAGAGCACCGCTCGCAGCGCCTCCCCCTGCACCTGTTGCAGCACACACAGCGCCCACACCACATCCACCTGCAGGGCCGGGTGCAGGCTCTGCAGCTTGGGCCCCAGCTTCTCGTGAACCTAgacaggggcggggtggggggggggctctgctcAGCAGCCGCATACCTCCTGGGCCGGAGGCAGTTGGAATGCTGGAATGGCTTGGCTGCGCTGAGGCTAGAACAACTACTGGGAGCAATCCTGGCTGATGTTCTTGGCCAGGCTTggagcccccccttcccccagtaGAAAGTACCAGAAACCTTCTTCCTCACCTGGGACTAACGGACAGCACAACATGCAGCAGGActttcctgctgcccctcccaGCAGCAAGGGCCTGTGGCACAAAATCACAGGGCCCTGGGATGGATTTCTGGCCCTGAGAGAACTTGGAGACTACAAGGAGGGCAGTGTCCCCGTGGAGGCCCAGGTGCACACGCAAGATGTGTCATGCCTGAGTGGGCCTGCTCAGGCCTGCTTTGCATGGTGGTGTGCCAAGGGTTCAGAGCACCAGCAGGACAGTAAGGGAAAACCAGTGGCCCCCTAGCCCTGACTGCGGCGAGTGAGCCGGCCAACACCTCCCGACCTGTGCACACGGCCGCACAGCAGGCATGTAGAAGACCTCACATCTTTTGTCCCCAGACCATCCCTGTGACACGGGGCTCCAGCTCCCCTCTCACCCCTGAAGCCCCCGGTTCAGGGCTCCCCTCTCTTGCCTCCACACCCAGGGTGGGTGAACAGGTGCACAGACCATACCAGGCCGAAGAACTTGTCCTCTCGCTCGGGACGGAAGTTCAGGTGTGCGAAGGCCAGAAGCACGTTGCACAGGTGCGGCACGGTGACGGTGTGGGCTCGGTCTACGACGTGCTGGGCCGGCCACACGGGGTGGAGGACAGAATGAGAGGGGCCCTCCCACAGGGCCCACGAGCCCCCAGCCGCCCGGGGGCCACCTGGACAGGGTGGCGGGCCAGACCTCCCCCTGCTCATTGCCCCCACCCAGAAACCGGTGGTAGTGTCACAAACGCCCCGGGTGGTCTGCGCAGCCTCAAGCCGCTGCAGGTAAAGTTAAGTGTCTCTCCTCGCTGTTTCAGGGGATGAAGTTTAGAGCCCTGAGCAAATTCCGAGCCTCACGGTCCACACTACGTCCTGCTATAGCCACCTGAAGACAGATGGAAACTCCTCCAGAGCCCAGTGACACGACGGAGGACACCGTCCTCACCCACCATTCTCCACTGCCCACAGAGGCCGCGCCTCTACGAGTGAGCCGGGTAGGAAGCCCCTGTTCGTAACCGGGGAGTGTCCGGGGCGGCCATGCCTCCCCGGTGGGACGAGCAGGGTCTGCCTGGCTCACCTGGGCCAAGGCCTCGAACAGGGGAGGGCTGAGCCACTTGAGGAGGGCGAAGGACTTGGCGCCACGGGCCACCTCGCCGGACGTCAGGCTGGGTACGTGGGGCAGCAGGTCGGCAGCCAGGCGCTGGAGCACCTGGGTCTGGTGGAAGCCAAGTTTGCCTTCGGGACAGAGCGACCCCAGGGTTCACCTGGTGAGGGTGGGCAGGCTGCTCtgccctccctccgcccccagTGCCTGGCCTGGAGCTCCAGGGGCTTGGTGTCCGTGACCGAATTTATCCCTGAGGCCCAGCACAGAGGATCAGGGCCCATGAGCCACGGTGTTCCTGTGGCAGCCTCTTGGGCCGGCGCCTGCCACGGGTGGGCGGGCACCGAATTTGACACAGCTGCGGCCAGCCCGCCTCCCTTCCCACCGCTCCCCATGGGGAAGGCTCACCGTAGGCATAGGCCAGATCCAGGAGCATGCCTTTTGTCAGCGGGAATGGCTTCTGGACCAGGTGGTAAGAGACAGCGCGCAACAAGGGCACTGAACGCCGGTTCTGAGCCGCCAGCGTCACCAGCACCTTCCGCAGCTCGTCGGGGCCGAAGCGCTCCACCAACTCCAGGCACTGTCAACCACAGCCCTCAGGGTCAGCTCGGCGGCCCAGGCCGGGGATCCCATGCAGCACTGCCCCTGCGGGACAGCGACTGGACCTGAGCTCAGTAATCCAGTACCCTGCTGTGCGGGCCTACTCGGTTCTCAGCCGGGGCACCCGTGGGCCCGAAGTGGACTGTCTGCAGCCAAACTTATCCCCGGGTCCCAGGGCAGGGGACCCGGAGCCCATGAGCTGCGAGCTTCCTGTGGCAGCCATCTGGGCCAGCTCTCGCTACAACAGGAGCGGGGGCCGAATTTGACTTGACTGCCGGGGGCGTGTGGCACATCACCAGAAGCGTTAAGTGGAGCCCCCTTGTAAGTGCGGCTTAGGCTCTGCCCTACCCGAGGCcctccagggagaggaggagagccGGCAGCCTGCTAGCTAGGTCCACCGCCAGCTAGGTCCACTGTGTGGCCACGGGGTGCGCCTGCAGCTGCCCAGGGCTCCTGCCGCAGTACCTTGTCCTCCAGGCGGTTCATCAGCGGCTCAGAGAGGTGCCCCGTCTTCGCCATCAGGGCCACCGCAGTGCGGCCATCATCGATCTCCGTCCAGCGCCGCTCTAAGTGCAGCAGCAGCTCAGCCAGCAGCTCCGGGGACTCCTGCATGTGTGTGGCGCTGGACTCGGCCAGGAAGGCCAGCTGCCTGTACTTGAGCCTACGTAGGCGCCAGCGGACCTCCTGCTCCACTGAGCGCAGCTCCCTGCAGGCCGCGGGCAGCGCCAGCGCATACAGGCTGCGGAGCAGTTTCACAAGGGTCCCGTGCCACACAGCACTTAtctggtgggggttggggggggggaaggggacacaCACGGGGCAGTCACAGCTGGGACCCCACCTGCCCTGGGCTGGTCTGCAGCCCACCACCAAGTCTACCTCCCGCACCACCTGGTCAGCCGTGCAGGGTCACCCGTGAGCAAGGACCCCTGTGCGAGTCAGAAGATTTCCCTTGAGGAGACCACAGACACCCGCTGTGGCTCCGTGTGCCCAAA
It includes:
- the TBRG4 gene encoding FAST kinase domain-containing protein 4 isoform X2, whose product is MAARLVKRCACLLREATLLAPVVAPVGRLRLASMAHRTLTFSATCPSSHFPGPLSGLVEKEQPSAPCPEHQEVERLIEKATRPEELLELLSDSRCLQENHAALMLIQLSRLLSDKPEDRALLVQDARFQQLLHLVDSQISAVWHGTLVKLLRSLYALALPAACRELRSVEQEVRWRLRRLKYRQLAFLAESSATHMQESPELLAELLLHLERRWTEIDDGRTAVALMAKTGHLSEPLMNRLEDKCLELVERFGPDELRKVLVTLAAQNRRSVPLLRAVSYHLVQKPFPLTKGMLLDLAYAYGKLGFHQTQVLQRLAADLLPHVPSLTSGEVARGAKSFALLKWLSPPLFEALAQHVVDRAHTVTVPHLCNVLLAFAHLNFRPEREDKFFGLVHEKLGPKLQSLHPALQVDVVWALCVLQQVQGEALRAVLCPELHARFLVSPQRTRAPSRSCCTSAPPPSWSTLSTRAPFCRPQTGHPGSWPVMGRPHPCRRNCGTPCGGCWGAPAGAASQWPRNAEVLLDTDGQFLPLRDFVAPHLTPPSGTQPLPPGAKRLAFLRWEFPNFSSRSRDLLGRFALARRHVRAAGFLVVDVPYYEWLELKSEWQKGAYLKDKMRKAVAEELAK
- the TBRG4 gene encoding FAST kinase domain-containing protein 4 isoform X4: MAARLVKRCACLLREATLLAPVVAPVGRLRLASMAHRTLTFSATCPSSHFPGPLSGLVEKEQPSAPCPEHQEVERLIEKATRPEELLELLSDSRCLQENHAALMLIQLSRLLSDKPEDRALLVQDARFQQLLHLVDSQCLELVERFGPDELRKVLVTLAAQNRRSVPLLRAVSYHLVQKPFPLTKGMLLDLAYAYGKLGFHQTQVLQRLAADLLPHVPSLTSGEVARGAKSFALLKWLSPPLFEALAQHVVDRAHTVTVPHLCNVLLAFAHLNFRPEREDKFFGLVHEKLGPKLQSLHPALQVDVVWALCVLQQVQGEALRAVLCPELHARFLGSESPKDQSTFQKLLHISATAQLEHPEYTGPLLPASDWAPWLLACDGKATPLQKELRDTLRGLLGSPSRGSFAVATQYGWVLDAEVLLDTDGQFLPLRDFVAPHLTPPSGTQPLPPGAKRLAFLRWEFPNFSSRSRDLLGRFALARRHVRAAGFLVVDVPYYEWLELKSEWQKGAYLKDKMRKAVAEELAK
- the TBRG4 gene encoding FAST kinase domain-containing protein 4 isoform X1, whose amino-acid sequence is MAARLVKRCACLLREATLLAPVVAPVGRLRLASMAHRTLTFSATCPSSHFPGPLSGLVEKEQPSAPCPEHQEVERLIEKATRPEELLELLSDSRCLQENHAALMLIQLSRLLSDKPEDRALLVQDARFQQLLHLVDSQISAVWHGTLVKLLRSLYALALPAACRELRSVEQEVRWRLRRLKYRQLAFLAESSATHMQESPELLAELLLHLERRWTEIDDGRTAVALMAKTGHLSEPLMNRLEDKCLELVERFGPDELRKVLVTLAAQNRRSVPLLRAVSYHLVQKPFPLTKGMLLDLAYAYGKLGFHQTQVLQRLAADLLPHVPSLTSGEVARGAKSFALLKWLSPPLFEALAQHVVDRAHTVTVPHLCNVLLAFAHLNFRPEREDKFFGLVHEKLGPKLQSLHPALQVDVVWALCVLQQVQGEALRAVLCPELHARFLGSESPKDQSTFQKLLHISATAQLEHPEYTGPLLPASDWAPWLLACDGKATPLQKELRDTLRGLLGSPSRGSFAVATQYGWVLDAEVLLDTDGQFLPLRDFVAPHLTPPSGTQPLPPGAKRLAFLRWEFPNFSSRSRDLLGRFALARRHVRAAGFLVVDVPYYEWLELKSEWQKGAYLKDKMRKAVAEELAK
- the TBRG4 gene encoding FAST kinase domain-containing protein 4 isoform X3, yielding MAARLVKRCACLLREATLLAPVVAPVGRLRLASMAHRTLTFSATCPSSHFPGPLSGLVEKEQPSAPCPEHQEVERLIEKATRPEELLELLSDSRCLQENHAALMLIQLSRLLSDKPEDRALLVQDARFQQLLHLVDSQISAVWHGTLVKLLRSLYALALPAACRELRSVEQEVRWRLRRLKYRQLAFLAESSATHMQESPELLAELLLHLERRWTEIDDGRTAVALMAKTGHLSEPLMNRLEDKCLELVERFGPDELRKVLVTLAAQNRRSVPLLRAVSYHLVQKPFPLTKGMLLDLAYAYGKLGFHQTQVLQRLAADLLPHVPSLTSGEVARGAKSFALLKWLSPPLFEALAQHVVDRAHTVTVPHLCNVLLAFAHLNFRPEREDKFFGLVHEKLGPKLQSLHPALQVDVVWALCVLQQVQGEALRAVLCPELHARFLGSESPKDQSTFQKLLHISATAQLEHPEYTGPLLPASDWAPWLLACDGKATPLQKELRDTLRGLLGSPSRGSFAVATQRRGAAGHGRPVPAPERLCSPASHSSLGDPAAAPWGQEAGVPALGVPQLQQPEQRPAGAFRPGPASRAGRRLPGGGRPLLRVAGAQV